From one candidate division KSB1 bacterium genomic stretch:
- a CDS encoding archaemetzincin family Zn-dependent metalloprotease gives MTIYLCSIGKALTPEIEVLKAQLPQVLRAGVETAQPHSLAVPEQAFSRRRNQYHSTMLLMWADAKIPRGQRPLLALTEVDLFVEGLNFVFGEADPGRRVAIVSTHRLRWSYGGGAVPPGQYESRLVKEAVHELGHVFGLGHCPDPGCVMYFSNSILDTDRKGKDFCPRCRAKLSGR, from the coding sequence GTGACGATCTACCTCTGTTCGATCGGAAAAGCGCTTACGCCCGAAATCGAAGTGTTGAAGGCCCAGCTACCGCAGGTGCTGCGTGCCGGGGTCGAGACGGCGCAGCCCCACTCCCTGGCGGTACCCGAGCAGGCTTTTTCGCGCCGCCGGAACCAGTATCACTCGACCATGCTCCTGATGTGGGCCGATGCAAAGATTCCCCGCGGGCAGAGGCCCCTTTTGGCGCTCACGGAGGTCGACCTTTTCGTGGAGGGGCTGAACTTCGTCTTTGGCGAGGCGGACCCGGGGCGGAGAGTTGCAATCGTCTCCACGCATCGACTGAGATGGAGCTACGGGGGCGGTGCGGTGCCGCCCGGGCAGTACGAATCGCGCCTGGTCAAGGAGGCCGTCCACGAACTTGGGCATGTCTTCGGGCTCGGGCATTGCCCCGATCCAGGCTGTGTGATGTACTTCAGCAACTCCATTCTCGACACGGACCGGAAGGGTAAGGATTTCTGCCCACGTTGCCGGGCCAAACTCTCGGGGAGGTGA
- a CDS encoding 4Fe-4S binding protein: MTVSSGKQQRLNRLFDPRDGRAVCVAADHGWMSDPTENVIRLKTILQQVVEGGADGVLMSFGTAQRLGSFFHGREKPALLIRADWMNLPRLGASNVSNVLPVVNFRKRATSRAQHALAMGASAITIYYFIGYSDEFEALNVEQAAAYARECRRIGLPLIIEPMAVGGMVTGVNIAEILIASARIAFEIGADALKIPYTGDVHTFRELCRVAQVPVLVLGGAKSDHPRDALELVEEALRAGAAGTVFGRNVTKAKDPKKMVQDIVALVHGGKTVDEITNPLHGKRIRLGTVSSRCTGCDLCLLACTGAHNGGYGHSGARLRVEHLSFLEGKPAFRPFVCTLCGRCVTVCRTGALSYDERGIIRLDRVRCDRCLECQAACPFRVIGTDAEGYPVICDLCDGNPQCVRWCKYDAIVALPREPIRQERGHVA; the protein is encoded by the coding sequence ATGACCGTCTCTTCTGGAAAGCAGCAGCGACTGAATCGACTGTTTGATCCGCGCGATGGCCGCGCCGTGTGTGTGGCCGCTGACCACGGCTGGATGTCAGACCCCACGGAGAATGTGATCCGCCTCAAAACCATTCTGCAGCAGGTTGTGGAAGGCGGGGCAGACGGCGTCCTCATGAGCTTCGGGACTGCCCAGAGGCTGGGCAGCTTCTTCCACGGGCGCGAGAAGCCTGCCCTTTTGATCCGGGCGGACTGGATGAACCTGCCGCGCCTCGGGGCGAGCAACGTTAGCAACGTGCTGCCGGTGGTGAACTTTCGGAAGCGCGCCACCTCCCGTGCCCAGCACGCCCTGGCCATGGGCGCCTCGGCCATTACCATCTACTACTTCATCGGCTACAGCGACGAATTTGAGGCCCTCAACGTCGAGCAGGCCGCGGCCTACGCCCGCGAGTGCCGTCGTATCGGGCTCCCCCTCATCATCGAGCCCATGGCGGTGGGAGGGATGGTGACGGGCGTGAACATCGCCGAGATTCTGATTGCCTCGGCGCGCATCGCCTTCGAGATCGGCGCGGATGCTCTGAAGATCCCCTATACGGGCGACGTCCATACCTTCCGAGAGCTTTGCCGGGTGGCGCAGGTCCCCGTCCTGGTCCTCGGGGGAGCGAAGTCGGACCACCCCCGGGATGCCCTCGAGCTGGTGGAGGAAGCGCTGCGCGCGGGAGCGGCTGGGACGGTTTTCGGCAGAAACGTCACCAAGGCCAAGGACCCCAAGAAGATGGTCCAGGACATCGTGGCCCTCGTCCACGGGGGCAAGACGGTGGACGAGATTACCAATCCCCTGCACGGAAAGCGCATCCGGCTTGGCACGGTGAGCTCGCGCTGCACCGGCTGTGACCTATGTCTCTTGGCCTGCACCGGAGCGCACAATGGCGGATATGGCCATTCTGGAGCACGCCTGCGTGTGGAGCACCTCTCCTTCCTGGAGGGGAAACCTGCTTTTCGACCGTTTGTCTGCACCCTGTGCGGGCGGTGCGTAACGGTCTGCCGCACCGGCGCTCTCTCGTACGATGAGCGAGGGATTATCCGCCTGGACCGCGTTCGGTGCGATCGCTGCCTGGAGTGTCAGGCGGCGTGCCCCTTCAGGGTGATCGGAACAGATGCGGAAGGATACCCCGTCATCTGTGACTTGTGCGATGGCAATCCGCAGTGCGTTCGCTGGTGCAAATACGACGCGATCGTCGCCTTGCCGCGGGAACCGATTCGCCAGGAAAGAGGCCATGTCGCTTGA
- a CDS encoding aldehyde ferredoxin oxidoreductase family protein — protein MSLEGRAYQDCVLRVDLGTGAVERQRIPEAVARLLLGGRGLGTWLLYNELPPGTDPLGADNLLIFVTGPLTGTIAPTAGRVGLVTKSPANGAVLDSYAGGFFGETLRFAGYDALAIRGVAPKPSVLFIEDGRIRLDEADELWGWDVFETQRALRKRYGGDVVTAVIGPAGERKSPIAGIFCETRSLARGGSGAVMGSKNLKAVVIRGSGSVAVYNRPEFEEAVWIASRMLRMSSQIKRMQTDGTVNILELINVAGGLPTRNFQAGQFEAADQIRCEAWQQHWKRTSACHACPIGCTKIAYSDRYGIWIDGPEYETTFALGSNTGVADRDAILYANYLCDKYGIDAISAGGIIAFTMELFERGFISKRELDGVEARFGNAEALVELCDRMGKGEGVGAFLEKGVRAISQAFPGSEAFAMHVKGLELPGYLPRAAKGIALSYAISERGACHLHGSPIIELLGGADPITPEGKALLFRTTQLDVAVVDACILCYFTKFGFTLKEVQQMLAPATGFPYRTPRDVERIGERITNLARLFNLREGFTDKDDTLPARCLREPLPSGPAKGQVVELDRMKAEYYQAMGWDAHGIPTRETLRRLEMDQLISFHEVPQ, from the coding sequence ATGTCGCTTGAGGGAAGGGCGTACCAGGACTGCGTGCTGCGCGTCGACTTAGGAACCGGCGCAGTCGAAAGGCAGAGGATTCCGGAGGCGGTGGCCAGGCTCCTCCTTGGAGGCAGGGGTCTCGGCACCTGGCTCCTCTACAACGAGCTGCCTCCGGGTACCGACCCCCTGGGCGCGGACAATCTTCTGATCTTCGTCACGGGACCGCTCACCGGTACCATCGCTCCGACGGCAGGCAGAGTGGGGCTGGTGACGAAGAGTCCGGCCAACGGGGCCGTCCTGGACTCGTACGCGGGGGGTTTCTTTGGCGAGACCCTGAGGTTTGCAGGGTACGACGCGCTGGCCATCCGCGGCGTGGCACCGAAGCCTTCTGTGCTGTTTATCGAGGATGGCCGGATACGGCTCGACGAGGCTGACGAGCTGTGGGGATGGGATGTCTTCGAGACTCAGAGGGCCCTGCGCAAGCGCTACGGAGGCGACGTGGTCACGGCCGTAATCGGTCCGGCCGGAGAGAGGAAATCGCCCATTGCGGGGATCTTCTGCGAGACCCGCAGCCTGGCTCGTGGCGGCAGCGGTGCCGTCATGGGATCCAAGAACCTGAAGGCCGTGGTCATTCGCGGATCCGGATCGGTTGCCGTGTACAACCGGCCCGAGTTCGAGGAGGCGGTGTGGATAGCGAGTCGCATGCTTCGGATGAGCTCGCAGATCAAGCGGATGCAGACCGACGGCACGGTGAACATCTTGGAGCTGATCAATGTGGCCGGCGGGCTGCCGACGCGCAACTTTCAGGCCGGTCAGTTCGAGGCCGCGGACCAGATCCGGTGCGAAGCCTGGCAGCAGCACTGGAAGCGCACCAGCGCCTGCCACGCCTGCCCCATCGGCTGTACGAAGATCGCCTATTCGGACCGGTACGGGATCTGGATCGACGGTCCGGAATACGAGACGACCTTCGCCCTCGGTTCCAATACGGGTGTGGCTGACCGCGACGCCATCCTTTACGCCAACTACCTTTGCGATAAGTACGGCATTGACGCGATCAGCGCAGGTGGCATTATCGCGTTTACCATGGAGCTTTTTGAGCGCGGGTTCATCAGCAAGCGGGAATTGGACGGCGTCGAAGCCCGCTTCGGGAACGCCGAGGCCCTGGTCGAGCTCTGTGACCGCATGGGCAAGGGGGAAGGAGTCGGAGCTTTTCTGGAGAAAGGCGTGCGCGCGATCAGCCAGGCGTTCCCGGGAAGCGAGGCCTTTGCGATGCACGTCAAGGGCTTGGAACTGCCCGGCTACCTGCCGCGAGCCGCGAAAGGGATCGCCTTGAGCTACGCCATCTCCGAGCGCGGCGCCTGCCACCTCCACGGCTCTCCGATCATCGAGCTGCTGGGTGGGGCCGACCCCATCACCCCGGAAGGTAAGGCCCTGCTGTTCCGGACAACGCAGCTCGATGTGGCTGTGGTGGACGCCTGCATCCTCTGTTACTTCACCAAGTTCGGCTTTACCCTCAAGGAAGTGCAGCAGATGCTCGCGCCCGCCACCGGGTTTCCGTATCGAACGCCGCGCGACGTGGAGCGCATTGGCGAGCGCATCACGAACTTGGCCCGATTGTTCAACCTCCGGGAAGGCTTTACGGACAAGGATGATACGCTTCCTGCGCGCTGCCTTCGCGAGCCCCTGCCCAGCGGTCCCGCTAAGGGGCAGGTTGTGGAACTGGACCGAATGAAGGCGGAATACTACCAGGCCATGGGGTGGGATGCCCACGGCATCCCGACCAGGGAAACCCTGCGACGTCTGGAAATGGACCAGCTGATTTCCTTCCACGAGGTTCCGCAGTGA
- a CDS encoding TIGR00730 family Rossman fold protein, with translation MHVNAGKAKTYDGHVNQFFIEDSWRVFRIISEFVEGFEELSEVGPAITVFGSARAGRESKDYASARRLGRLFAENGYAVITGGGPGIMEAANRGAREAGGLSIGLNIEIPLEQEPNRYVSKLITFRYFFVRKVMLVKYAKAFVVYPGGYGTLDELFEALTLIQTHRVQRFPIVLMRRRYWQGLLNWLNNPVLRTGKISPEDLELFELAEEPEEALEIVQSFYRNQVPDST, from the coding sequence ATGCACGTCAACGCGGGTAAAGCCAAGACTTATGACGGCCACGTCAACCAGTTCTTCATCGAAGACAGCTGGCGTGTGTTCCGGATCATTTCCGAGTTCGTGGAGGGGTTTGAAGAACTTTCGGAAGTAGGTCCGGCCATTACGGTCTTCGGGTCCGCGAGGGCCGGGCGGGAGTCGAAGGATTACGCCAGCGCGCGGAGACTTGGCAGGCTTTTCGCCGAGAACGGCTACGCGGTTATTACCGGTGGCGGGCCCGGCATCATGGAGGCGGCAAACCGTGGCGCGAGGGAGGCGGGGGGCCTATCCATCGGCCTGAATATCGAGATTCCCTTGGAGCAGGAGCCGAACCGCTACGTGAGCAAACTGATCACCTTTCGCTACTTCTTCGTTCGCAAGGTGATGCTGGTAAAGTACGCGAAGGCGTTTGTGGTCTACCCGGGCGGCTACGGCACGCTGGACGAGCTGTTCGAGGCCCTCACACTCATCCAAACCCACCGCGTGCAGCGTTTCCCCATTGTTCTCATGCGTCGGCGCTACTGGCAGGGGCTTCTTAACTGGCTGAATAACCCGGTGCTGCGAACCGGCAAGATCTCGCCGGAAGACCTTGAACTCTTTGAGCTGGCGGAGGAGCCGGAAGAGGCTCTCGAGATCGTGCAAAGCTTCTACAGAAACCAGGTGCCTGACTCTACCTGA
- a CDS encoding MoaD/ThiS family protein has protein sequence MKVTVKFHGELRKYNEGREAKVLELPEGATVYDALHRSRIPLDQIALVARNGARVEWNEPLRDGDELKVYQFAIGG, from the coding sequence GTGAAGGTGACCGTGAAGTTTCATGGCGAGCTACGCAAGTACAACGAGGGCCGGGAAGCGAAGGTCCTGGAACTACCCGAGGGAGCCACTGTCTACGATGCCCTGCACCGGAGCCGCATCCCATTGGACCAGATCGCCCTCGTGGCGCGAAACGGGGCACGGGTGGAGTGGAATGAGCCTCTTCGAGACGGCGATGAACTGAAAGTGTACCAGTTTGCCATCGGCGGGTAA
- a CDS encoding sugar phosphate isomerase/epimerase: protein MRTIRELGLNLLEVDYRLDAEQITDLKREVAKGEIRVLSVHNPAPLPEGVSREQASGDVLRLSSLDEAERQAAVQLARGSLALAAELGAGAVVFHLGEVEFDHQAPRLLDFYRKGLMETPEAKEFLAAKLRERRDRRQPHLEAVLRSLEEIHREAVRLGIWLAIENRFYYHQIPDLEELDILFQRFAGGKVGYWHDTGHAQVFQALGFWEQDRPLARFAERLLGFHLHDCRGVDDHRAPGDGEIEWEKIRPYLVANGVRRVLEIHPKVSFKQAKLGIGFLASLVGEPTPAVAEVGP, encoded by the coding sequence TTGCGGACGATCCGAGAACTTGGTCTGAACCTCCTCGAAGTGGATTACCGATTGGACGCGGAACAGATCACTGACCTCAAGCGAGAGGTAGCGAAAGGGGAAATACGCGTTCTCAGCGTCCACAATCCAGCACCCCTCCCCGAGGGGGTGAGTCGGGAGCAGGCCTCGGGTGACGTCCTCAGGCTTTCTTCCCTCGACGAAGCGGAAAGGCAAGCCGCCGTTCAGCTGGCGCGGGGTAGCCTCGCGCTGGCAGCGGAGCTCGGGGCCGGCGCGGTCGTCTTCCACCTTGGCGAGGTGGAATTCGATCACCAGGCCCCGCGTCTGCTCGACTTCTACCGGAAGGGTTTGATGGAGACCCCGGAGGCCAAAGAGTTCTTGGCGGCGAAGCTTCGGGAACGCAGGGACCGGCGGCAGCCCCACCTGGAGGCGGTGCTGCGCAGCCTCGAAGAGATCCATCGCGAAGCGGTCCGCCTGGGGATTTGGCTTGCCATTGAGAATCGCTTCTATTACCACCAGATCCCGGATCTCGAGGAGCTGGACATCCTCTTCCAGCGCTTCGCGGGCGGCAAGGTGGGATATTGGCACGATACAGGCCACGCTCAGGTTTTTCAGGCCCTCGGTTTCTGGGAGCAGGATAGGCCCCTTGCCCGCTTTGCGGAGCGGCTTCTCGGCTTTCACCTACACGATTGCCGTGGCGTCGACGACCATCGCGCTCCCGGCGACGGGGAGATCGAGTGGGAGAAAATCCGGCCGTACCTGGTGGCCAATGGCGTGCGCCGTGTTCTCGAAATCCATCCCAAGGTGTCTTTCAAACAGGCGAAGTTGGGGATCGGCTTTCTGGCTTCCCTCGTGGGAGAGCCGACCCCTGCGGTTGCGGAGGTGGGTCCGTAG